A stretch of Halodesulfovibrio sp. MK-HDV DNA encodes these proteins:
- a CDS encoding DUF438 domain-containing protein, producing the protein MELSKKTKIGGLIKEYPFLLDYFVDKSPKFSKLKNPIMRKTIGSIATLEQASGMGNVDLGELLLEVATQIYHHTSDDITIINPNESPQVASSSGEDRVEVLKNIVMRLHNGASIDEVRKEFLTLLHNVSPAEIGQMEQKLVAEGIPETEIKKLCDLHVELFENSVAQSALPELPAGHPLHSFQEENKVADEKGKALLEAIKGAKDPLEFFAAKSGIIAEIESLAEIIRHYERKENQLFPIMENHGLTAPPQVMWELHDDIRALFKKARTELAQDDLNSTLDTVHNLAVAICDMIHKEENILFPMVFEIFSDEDWAQVYEGEIEIGYAWITPGTDWKPVEGAAIQTPQLGEISLDRGELEPHVINAILKSLPVDLSFVNANNKVAYFSQTEERVFPRSAGIIGRDVSKCHPPKSVYMVENILKAFKAGERDVAEFWLELSGVFIHIRYYAVRDKDGTYLGCLEASQDVTGIRALTGEQRLLNWE; encoded by the coding sequence ATGGAACTTTCGAAAAAGACTAAAATCGGTGGTTTGATTAAAGAATACCCATTCCTACTAGATTACTTTGTAGATAAATCCCCAAAATTTTCTAAGCTCAAAAATCCGATCATGCGTAAAACCATCGGCAGCATTGCCACGTTGGAACAAGCATCAGGCATGGGCAACGTTGATCTTGGCGAGCTGTTATTAGAAGTCGCCACGCAAATTTATCACCACACAAGCGACGACATCACCATAATCAACCCCAACGAAAGTCCGCAGGTTGCATCCTCTTCCGGTGAAGACCGTGTGGAGGTACTCAAAAATATCGTTATGCGTCTGCATAACGGAGCCTCTATTGACGAAGTTCGTAAAGAATTTCTCACGCTCCTGCACAATGTTTCCCCTGCTGAAATCGGGCAGATGGAACAAAAGCTCGTAGCTGAAGGCATACCGGAAACGGAAATCAAAAAATTATGCGATCTGCATGTAGAATTATTTGAAAACTCGGTAGCGCAAAGCGCATTGCCGGAGCTTCCAGCAGGACACCCACTGCATAGTTTCCAAGAAGAAAACAAGGTTGCAGATGAAAAAGGCAAGGCGCTCCTTGAAGCAATCAAAGGCGCAAAAGACCCGCTGGAATTTTTTGCAGCCAAAAGCGGCATAATTGCAGAAATTGAAAGCCTTGCAGAAATCATCAGACATTACGAACGCAAGGAAAATCAGCTATTCCCGATCATGGAAAACCACGGCCTCACAGCGCCTCCACAGGTTATGTGGGAACTACATGACGACATACGCGCCCTATTCAAAAAAGCACGTACAGAACTTGCTCAGGATGATTTAAACAGTACGCTCGACACAGTGCACAATCTCGCAGTTGCTATTTGTGACATGATTCATAAAGAAGAAAATATTCTCTTCCCGATGGTCTTCGAAATATTCTCTGATGAAGATTGGGCTCAGGTATATGAAGGGGAAATAGAGATAGGCTACGCATGGATTACCCCCGGCACAGACTGGAAGCCAGTGGAAGGTGCCGCCATCCAGACACCGCAACTCGGCGAAATATCTTTGGACAGAGGCGAGCTGGAGCCGCACGTCATTAACGCAATTCTCAAATCGCTCCCGGTTGATTTGTCATTCGTAAATGCCAACAATAAAGTCGCATACTTCTCCCAGACAGAAGAGCGAGTCTTCCCGCGCAGCGCCGGAATCATCGGGCGTGACGTATCCAAATGCCACCCGCCGAAAAGTGTCTACATGGTGGAAAATATCCTCAAAGCATTCAAGGCAGGAGAACGCGATGTTGCCGAGTTCTGGTTGGAGCTCAGCGGCGTATTCATCCATATCCGCTACTACGCAGTACGCGACAAAGATGGTACCTACCTCGGTTGTCTGGAAGCCTCACAGGATGTAACCGGCATTCGTGCTCTCACGGGCGAACAACGTCTGCTTAACTGGGAATAA
- a CDS encoding COG3014 family protein — MKRLLCVLLISVALLGGCAAMQQEEQKALLQPYYLGDTTTASTILDTEYDKALPFLLDASMVRFNQGRFEDAYTLLNESEAEVKSDETESDVYAASKVMGEILFNREFMDYEPKTSDTVLINMYKGVSLLALNKGSKARVEFNRTLDRQRRAVEEYKEEINELQNDAKEQRAKQNRQISSRRRGDDPVLDLLRIQDFAKESVDQSMPEVNHWTGYGDFVNPYATYLSGLFFCVNGEVKSDYNKCNTMLKRVKGMVPNNSYVELDTAMSSDFARGRKNSKYREPTVWVIFENGLAPEVDELRVDIPLFIAGERAGVSMVSFAMPKLQTRNAALPFIQTTSGSTQYTSKMLCNFDRVMQAEYKAHLTSTITKAVASTATKTFGQYLAQRRGGQLVGLATGIFTSIMTQADTRSWLSLPKNVQLMRVPKPKNKTLRIQAPNGSLLASATLPDTKYSIVYVRMPQTGSVPYVQTIPLGN; from the coding sequence ATGAAACGATTATTGTGCGTGTTACTGATATCAGTAGCACTATTAGGCGGTTGTGCTGCAATGCAGCAGGAAGAGCAAAAAGCTTTGCTTCAACCGTACTATTTAGGCGACACCACAACTGCTTCCACAATCCTTGATACAGAATACGACAAGGCGCTGCCTTTCTTGCTCGACGCAAGTATGGTTCGCTTCAATCAGGGACGCTTTGAGGATGCATACACACTCCTGAATGAGTCTGAAGCCGAAGTAAAAAGTGATGAGACTGAAAGCGATGTTTACGCGGCATCCAAAGTTATGGGGGAAATTCTCTTTAACAGGGAATTCATGGACTACGAGCCTAAGACAAGCGACACAGTTCTCATCAACATGTACAAAGGTGTTTCTTTGCTTGCGCTTAATAAAGGCAGCAAAGCACGTGTAGAATTTAACCGCACACTGGATCGACAGCGCCGAGCTGTGGAAGAATATAAGGAAGAAATTAACGAGCTGCAGAACGACGCAAAAGAACAGCGTGCAAAGCAGAACAGACAAATTTCATCCCGAAGAAGAGGTGATGATCCAGTACTCGACTTGCTCCGCATTCAAGATTTTGCAAAAGAGTCTGTGGATCAATCCATGCCGGAAGTTAACCACTGGACAGGCTACGGTGATTTTGTAAACCCGTACGCAACATATCTTTCCGGTTTATTCTTTTGTGTAAACGGCGAAGTAAAAAGCGACTACAACAAGTGTAATACTATGTTGAAGCGCGTAAAGGGCATGGTTCCAAATAACTCGTATGTAGAGCTGGATACCGCCATGTCCAGCGACTTTGCGCGCGGAAGAAAAAACAGCAAATATCGCGAACCCACCGTCTGGGTTATTTTTGAAAACGGCCTTGCGCCGGAAGTAGACGAGTTACGGGTTGATATTCCGCTATTTATTGCTGGCGAACGTGCGGGAGTCTCCATGGTTTCTTTTGCCATGCCGAAACTACAAACACGCAACGCAGCCCTGCCATTTATTCAGACCACATCTGGCTCTACACAATACACTTCGAAGATGCTGTGCAACTTTGACAGGGTAATGCAGGCAGAATATAAAGCGCATCTAACGTCAACAATCACAAAAGCTGTGGCTTCCACCGCGACGAAAACCTTCGGACAGTATCTGGCACAACGCAGAGGCGGACAGCTTGTGGGACTTGCCACCGGCATATTTACATCAATAATGACACAGGCGGACACCCGCTCGTGGCTTTCATTACCTAAAAATGTCCAGCTGATGCGCGTACCGAAACCGAAAAACAAAACACTACGCATTCAGGCACCAAACGGCAGCTTGCTGGCATCAGCAACATTGCCGGACACTAAATATTCTATTGTGTACGTCCGTATGCCGCAGACTGGCAGCGTACCGTACGTGCAGACTATTCCTCTTGGAAATTAG
- a CDS encoding DUF6844 domain-containing protein, translating into MQILFSRSAQRCIAALVALLILPTLSFAQGVTTLEAPAPATLQEAIAIEEAVAEAAVPQVLDPKVELNDLISMYNDSGKGALFLRRQNKGQLFYTVSTARVKVAADHPDWANFRTMAFEEAYLKAQAEYMKYLGVTVRAQALQSIKQDPTMPEFTREELGSTNKFEEILDKAVAVMGGKLDTMLNENGVDPEKFKALPMEKRKDLLRSAIEKRTITTASAELSGMIPVQTFEANNSEGRHEVAVAVVASPKFKSWVNALIANKGELRPNPRKAGGESVRNIIGSNPAALFQQFGIRRIYNEAGYPVLISYGQAGNAYTGTDYDERAEGREMALRHADAQAYANFAFLFKSHGMFSQEAGRKEIEKTIGIIEQQADGSTFSSKERSKQFISTLNQTINAKGRINNLPGVRKLTTWIYKHPEYNQEIVGVIYTWSPQSNKLAKDLKKAVITTKKTTTRKAKKHTSSNAVMGQEMMDVDDF; encoded by the coding sequence ATGCAGATACTTTTTTCACGCTCCGCACAGCGCTGCATTGCAGCACTTGTTGCTTTACTCATTCTGCCGACTCTATCCTTTGCACAGGGCGTAACAACCCTTGAAGCACCTGCTCCGGCAACACTGCAAGAGGCCATTGCCATCGAAGAAGCAGTTGCAGAAGCCGCAGTACCGCAGGTTCTTGACCCAAAGGTAGAGCTTAATGACCTCATCTCCATGTACAACGACTCTGGTAAAGGTGCTCTCTTCCTGCGCAGACAGAACAAAGGCCAGCTCTTCTACACCGTCAGCACAGCGCGCGTAAAAGTTGCCGCAGACCATCCGGACTGGGCAAACTTCCGCACCATGGCGTTTGAAGAAGCGTACTTAAAGGCGCAGGCCGAGTACATGAAATACCTTGGTGTTACTGTACGAGCACAAGCCCTGCAAAGCATCAAACAAGACCCCACAATGCCGGAGTTCACCCGCGAGGAACTTGGCAGCACTAACAAGTTTGAAGAAATTTTAGACAAAGCTGTAGCCGTTATGGGCGGCAAACTCGACACCATGCTGAATGAAAATGGTGTTGATCCAGAAAAATTCAAAGCACTACCGATGGAAAAGAGGAAAGATCTTCTCCGCAGTGCCATTGAAAAGCGCACCATCACAACAGCCAGTGCAGAGCTCAGCGGTATGATTCCCGTACAGACATTTGAAGCCAACAATTCCGAGGGCAGACACGAAGTTGCCGTTGCTGTTGTTGCATCTCCAAAATTCAAAAGCTGGGTAAACGCCCTCATCGCAAACAAAGGCGAACTGCGTCCTAATCCACGCAAAGCTGGCGGTGAGTCCGTTCGTAACATCATCGGCAGCAATCCTGCCGCCCTTTTCCAGCAATTCGGCATCCGCCGTATCTACAATGAAGCTGGCTACCCTGTGCTCATATCCTACGGTCAGGCAGGCAATGCCTACACCGGCACCGACTACGATGAACGCGCAGAAGGCCGCGAAATGGCTCTGCGTCATGCGGATGCACAGGCGTACGCAAACTTTGCGTTCCTGTTCAAATCCCACGGCATGTTCAGTCAGGAAGCCGGACGTAAAGAGATTGAAAAAACCATCGGAATCATAGAGCAGCAAGCGGATGGCAGCACCTTCAGCAGTAAAGAACGCTCCAAGCAGTTCATCAGCACGCTCAACCAGACCATCAACGCCAAAGGCCGCATCAATAATCTTCCGGGTGTGCGCAAGCTCACCACATGGATATACAAGCACCCTGAGTACAATCAGGAAATTGTAGGCGTAATTTACACATGGTCACCACAGTCAAACAAGCTTGCAAAAGACTTGAAGAAGGCTGTTATTACTACAAAGAAAACCACAACCCGCAAGGCGAAAAAGCACACTTCGTCCAACGCGGTTATGGGTCAGGAGATGATGGATGTTGACGATTTCTAA
- the ychF gene encoding redox-regulated ATPase YchF has translation MALSIGIVGLPNVGKSTLFNALTKAQNAESANYPFCTIEPNKATVPVPDKRIDILTEIANPQRTLHATVDFIDIAGLVRGASQGEGLGNQFLGNIREAAAILQVVRCFEDENITHVDGTINPIRDVETIETELLLADVQSVEKRHDKLVRSTRGNKAMIPVVNGIKELLDHLNEGNPASTFAKRDSDVLAEQLNELSLLTDKTIIYCANVDEDGLAEDNEHVNTLREFATSRNCQLVKICAKVEEELQGLEDDEALELLESYGISESGLVQVIQTSFNTLGLICYFTVGVKEVRAWTIEDGFTAPQSAGVIHTDFERGFIRAEVIAYDAFVTNKTEAACRAIGALRSEGKEYIVKDGDVVHFLFNV, from the coding sequence ATGGCACTGAGCATCGGTATCGTTGGGCTTCCCAACGTGGGTAAGTCTACCCTTTTCAACGCCCTCACAAAGGCACAGAACGCAGAGTCTGCGAACTATCCTTTCTGCACAATTGAACCCAACAAAGCGACTGTTCCTGTGCCGGACAAGCGCATTGACATCCTTACAGAAATTGCAAATCCGCAGCGCACACTGCACGCGACTGTAGATTTTATTGATATTGCCGGTCTTGTACGCGGCGCAAGCCAGGGCGAAGGCCTTGGTAACCAGTTCCTTGGTAACATTCGTGAAGCAGCGGCAATTTTGCAGGTTGTCCGTTGTTTTGAAGACGAAAACATCACACACGTTGACGGTACTATTAACCCGATTCGCGACGTTGAGACCATTGAAACTGAATTGCTGCTTGCAGACGTACAGTCTGTAGAAAAACGTCACGACAAATTGGTTCGTTCCACTCGTGGTAACAAAGCAATGATCCCTGTTGTAAACGGTATTAAAGAGCTGCTGGATCACCTTAACGAAGGTAACCCTGCATCTACTTTTGCAAAACGCGACAGCGATGTTTTGGCAGAACAGCTCAACGAGCTTTCCCTGCTTACAGACAAAACGATTATTTACTGCGCAAACGTTGATGAAGACGGCCTTGCAGAAGACAATGAGCATGTGAACACTCTGCGTGAATTCGCAACGAGTCGTAACTGCCAGTTGGTAAAAATCTGCGCCAAGGTTGAAGAAGAGTTGCAGGGTCTGGAAGATGACGAAGCACTGGAACTCCTTGAATCTTACGGCATCAGCGAAAGCGGACTTGTACAGGTAATTCAGACCAGCTTTAACACTCTTGGTCTTATCTGTTACTTCACCGTAGGCGTTAAAGAAGTTCGCGCATGGACTATCGAAGACGGCTTCACCGCACCGCAGTCAGCGGGTGTTATTCATACCGATTTCGAACGCGGATTCATTCGTGCAGAAGTTATCGCATATGATGCTTTTGTAACAAACAAAACCGAAGCAGCCTGTCGCGCCATTGGTGCTCTGCGCTCTGAAGGTAAAGAATATATTGTTAAAGACGGGGATGTTGTTCACTTCCTCTTTAATGTATAG
- the msrB gene encoding peptide-methionine (R)-S-oxide reductase MsrB, translating to MKKNMVMFILTMCTVFCFAAGAAMADAAPWDSYKKPSDAEVKKLLTPLQYKITQEDGTERSFENPYYKFYTKQGIYVDLLSGAPLFSTTTQFDSGSGWPAFTEPIDPKYITLHKKFSFFGEVFEVRSKTSDSHLGDRFKDGPPPTHLRYCINSAALRFIPKDDMEKEGYGEFMYLFKDK from the coding sequence ATGAAGAAGAATATGGTAATGTTTATTTTGACTATGTGTACTGTTTTTTGTTTCGCAGCCGGTGCCGCCATGGCAGACGCCGCACCGTGGGATTCGTATAAAAAGCCAAGTGACGCAGAAGTTAAAAAGCTTCTTACTCCGTTGCAGTATAAGATTACGCAGGAAGACGGTACGGAACGATCGTTTGAAAATCCGTATTACAAGTTCTACACAAAGCAGGGTATCTATGTGGATCTGTTATCCGGTGCGCCTTTGTTCAGCACAACCACACAGTTTGATTCCGGCTCCGGCTGGCCTGCATTCACCGAGCCTATAGACCCTAAATATATTACGCTGCATAAAAAGTTCTCCTTCTTTGGAGAAGTGTTTGAAGTACGCAGCAAAACTTCTGATTCTCATTTGGGTGACAGATTTAAAGACGGCCCGCCGCCTACCCATTTGCGATACTGCATTAACTCTGCAGCACTTCGCTTTATCCCTAAAGACGATATGGAAAAAGAAGGGTACGGCGAGTTTATGTATCTGTTTAAGGATAAATAA
- a CDS encoding CsgG/HfaB family protein → MLTISKKTPPKTILRVLTIACMMLLIFSVESHADIVSATATGTAASREAAIEDALIQAVRQIKGVSLKSATTAVRSSKTKTVNGKRNTNFTAKSTSVNDTKSSGVIAGYKIINENKTNGLWNVTLKAKVNVYETPGLPPTTRRKLAIVGFKASSTNRKRGVPQIFQQKLTDSIVQSRRFTVLDREEEALYQREKKKWKSDDFAVEEKAKLGMRLGADYIVTGRILSYVTKSTRMGITITGENYYRERIAAQVSYKVIVPATMQVKWSSTVTVDKTYEGEIPTSIATLSARLSKMVSQKISTQLLQAIYPLKVIKVTGKQIYLNMGGGNLKEGQRYNVYHLGERLIDPYTKESLGRAESKIATIKVTEVKTKYAVATVLQRSAAIIKGNICRPAKRVYSSKKKQPAPQKKSSFKYIDGGGVKLPFD, encoded by the coding sequence ATGTTGACGATTTCTAAAAAAACACCACCTAAAACTATTCTGCGCGTTCTTACCATCGCCTGCATGATGCTTCTCATTTTTTCTGTAGAAAGCCATGCAGACATCGTAAGCGCTACCGCCACAGGCACCGCAGCGTCACGCGAAGCAGCCATTGAAGATGCATTGATTCAGGCAGTACGCCAGATCAAAGGCGTCAGTCTGAAATCAGCCACAACCGCTGTGCGCTCCAGCAAGACAAAAACGGTAAATGGCAAGCGGAACACCAACTTCACGGCAAAAAGCACCTCCGTAAACGACACAAAAAGCTCCGGCGTCATCGCAGGCTACAAAATTATAAACGAGAATAAGACAAACGGTCTGTGGAACGTAACCTTAAAGGCGAAAGTAAACGTCTACGAGACCCCCGGCTTGCCACCGACCACTCGACGCAAACTTGCCATCGTAGGATTTAAAGCATCCTCGACAAACCGCAAACGCGGCGTGCCGCAGATCTTCCAGCAAAAGCTTACTGACAGCATTGTACAGAGCAGGCGTTTCACCGTTCTTGATCGTGAAGAGGAAGCCCTCTACCAGCGTGAAAAGAAAAAGTGGAAGAGTGACGATTTTGCAGTGGAAGAGAAAGCAAAGCTTGGAATGCGCCTTGGTGCTGATTACATTGTGACAGGCAGAATTCTCTCCTATGTCACAAAAAGCACCCGCATGGGCATCACAATCACTGGTGAAAACTACTACAGAGAGCGTATCGCGGCGCAAGTTTCCTACAAAGTAATCGTGCCCGCCACCATGCAGGTTAAATGGTCATCCACTGTCACCGTAGACAAAACCTACGAAGGGGAGATTCCAACCTCCATCGCTACGCTTTCCGCGCGCCTGTCCAAAATGGTCTCACAAAAGATCAGCACACAGTTGTTGCAGGCCATATATCCCCTCAAGGTGATCAAGGTTACAGGCAAGCAGATTTACTTGAACATGGGTGGCGGAAACCTCAAAGAAGGCCAACGTTACAATGTATACCACCTTGGCGAGCGACTCATTGATCCTTACACAAAAGAATCCCTCGGACGTGCGGAATCAAAGATCGCGACCATCAAGGTTACTGAAGTCAAAACGAAGTATGCCGTTGCAACCGTGCTGCAAAGATCAGCCGCCATCATCAAGGGCAACATCTGTCGTCCTGCAAAGCGCGTATACAGCAGCAAGAAAAAGCAGCCAGCGCCGCAAAAAAAATCCTCCTTCAAATACATAGACGGGGGCGGTGTGAAGTTGCCATTTGATTAG
- the lpoB gene encoding penicillin-binding protein activator LpoB: MKKLLLLLLVALMAATTGCGKRNAATMIDPNNDTNARIMGLGYRDFEQAASTAVNEMLSSGAVSKPGGGRYVMVVSRVINDTMQNIDTDQLIKKIRIDLLRSGKVVTTTAIGIDGAEDPMVAEARKLRKSQEVNQTNVARKGQIVAPDLSLSGKIIQRNHRIDSGTDQIEYYFMLTLTDINTGLAFWEGETPIIKRGDSGTVSW, encoded by the coding sequence ATGAAAAAACTTTTACTCCTCCTTCTGGTTGCTCTTATGGCAGCTACCACCGGTTGTGGTAAACGCAACGCTGCTACCATGATTGATCCAAATAACGACACCAACGCACGCATTATGGGTCTCGGTTACAGAGACTTCGAACAGGCAGCTTCCACTGCTGTTAACGAAATGCTCTCCTCCGGCGCAGTATCCAAACCGGGTGGCGGTCGTTACGTCATGGTTGTGTCCCGTGTAATCAACGACACAATGCAGAACATTGACACTGACCAGCTCATTAAAAAAATCCGCATCGATCTGCTTCGCAGCGGCAAAGTTGTAACAACCACCGCCATCGGCATCGACGGCGCTGAAGATCCAATGGTTGCAGAAGCTCGCAAGCTGAGAAAATCTCAGGAAGTGAACCAGACAAATGTGGCACGCAAAGGCCAGATTGTTGCTCCGGACTTAAGCTTATCCGGCAAGATCATCCAGCGTAACCACCGTATTGATTCTGGCACAGACCAGATTGAATACTACTTCATGCTCACGCTTACAGACATCAACACCGGCCTTGCTTTCTGGGAAGGCGAAACTCCGATCATCAAACGCGGTGATTCCGGCACAGTGTCCTGGTAA
- a CDS encoding transporter substrate-binding domain-containing protein, with protein sequence MNKLYAKTIATVFCFLSIFLFYSTSYSISLTEIRARGELHHLGVPYARFANNDAAGLDCSLVRRFAEYLGVRYKFIPTTWRNAIPDLIGMRPTPSGIGQPVTTIRGDILANGLSMIPERTEYVLFSKPTFTAQVWLLAKPDAEIVPIQPTGTVEKDIEMTIEKTVGKTVFGIEDLCIDVKLFPKLLDTAHMAINVPLQTIPQPVSFLKSSYDIFLMESPSALMALGMWPYSFKIIGPVAKQKNMGVAFAPDSLELRDEFNRFFTALWKSGEYQKLVNSYYPNSFQYFKKFFTKSSP encoded by the coding sequence GTGAACAAACTATACGCAAAAACCATTGCTACAGTTTTCTGTTTTTTATCGATTTTTCTTTTCTACTCAACAAGCTACAGCATATCTCTTACAGAGATCCGCGCCCGCGGAGAGCTACACCATCTAGGCGTTCCCTACGCCCGCTTTGCAAACAACGACGCTGCCGGCCTCGATTGCAGTCTAGTACGTCGTTTTGCTGAATATCTTGGTGTCCGATACAAATTCATCCCCACGACTTGGAGAAACGCCATTCCTGATCTTATAGGAATGCGTCCCACTCCGTCCGGCATTGGTCAGCCTGTCACAACAATCCGTGGTGACATACTCGCGAACGGTCTCAGCATGATTCCGGAACGCACAGAGTATGTACTCTTTTCCAAGCCTACGTTCACCGCGCAGGTATGGTTGCTGGCGAAACCCGACGCTGAAATAGTACCTATTCAACCGACCGGAACCGTGGAAAAAGATATTGAGATGACGATTGAAAAGACTGTGGGAAAAACAGTCTTTGGCATCGAAGACCTTTGTATCGACGTAAAACTTTTTCCAAAGCTACTTGATACGGCACATATGGCTATAAATGTCCCGCTCCAGACGATTCCGCAGCCAGTTTCTTTTTTAAAATCATCATATGACATATTTCTCATGGAATCTCCCAGTGCTTTAATGGCATTAGGGATGTGGCCTTATTCTTTTAAGATAATCGGCCCAGTAGCAAAGCAAAAAAATATGGGTGTTGCTTTTGCTCCGGATTCCTTGGAGCTAAGAGATGAGTTTAACCGCTTTTTCACTGCGTTATGGAAAAGCGGTGAATATCAAAAGCTGGTAAATAGCTATTACCCTAATTCATTCCAGTACTTTAAAAAATTCTTTACGAAGAGTTCACCATAA
- a CDS encoding isoprenylcysteine carboxylmethyltransferase family protein, translated as MEMSNMPLGGHWVLVIIMIILATWVIYRYLAPQNAKEWRNAGLIQGFIIALYAEMYGFPLTIYLLTGFFGLEIPWLHMRGHLWSTLLGLGDVGAMIEMIIGLGLVILGLLLLARGWSQVYKAQKENRLVTDGLYTYVRHPQYTGIFLILFGQLVHWPTILTLLLFPVIVVAYIYLARQEESAMRKAFGQKYVEYMKRTRMFFPEIKNWKLLFKKG; from the coding sequence ATGGAGATGAGCAATATGCCTTTGGGAGGACATTGGGTGCTGGTGATCATTATGATCATCTTAGCAACATGGGTTATCTATAGATATCTTGCTCCACAAAACGCTAAGGAGTGGCGAAACGCTGGTTTAATCCAAGGCTTTATTATTGCTTTATATGCAGAGATGTACGGGTTTCCATTAACCATTTATTTGCTAACTGGCTTTTTTGGGTTGGAAATTCCGTGGCTGCATATGCGCGGGCACCTTTGGTCTACTCTTTTAGGGCTGGGTGATGTGGGTGCGATGATTGAAATGATCATTGGCCTCGGGTTGGTAATACTCGGGCTGCTTCTTCTGGCGAGGGGGTGGTCACAAGTCTATAAGGCGCAAAAAGAAAATCGACTTGTAACCGACGGTCTTTATACATACGTACGACATCCGCAATATACTGGTATATTTTTGATCCTTTTCGGTCAGCTGGTCCATTGGCCGACGATTCTGACGTTACTTCTTTTCCCTGTAATCGTTGTTGCTTATATATATCTTGCCCGTCAGGAAGAAAGCGCTATGCGCAAAGCTTTTGGACAGAAATATGTTGAGTATATGAAGCGCACTAGAATGTTTTTTCCTGAGATTAAAAACTGGAAATTGCTATTTAAAAAGGGCTGA
- a CDS encoding rhodanese-like domain-containing protein translates to MTTVQKMDATSVAKLLQEDKAVLLDVRTPTEILEQEIPDSIVMPFDLVSAERIKETIGTDKKVVFVCRSGGRAKQAAEAVAGSIDTAVLDGGIVAWNSIGLPVKDGVKRIPLDRQVLIAVGTLLLITLLLVLTVSTKFVALVGFFGAAMIYAGVSGNCGMARVLLLMPWNKSPLCSKAACGAVYKK, encoded by the coding sequence ATGACCACAGTACAAAAAATGGATGCAACATCAGTAGCGAAGTTGCTCCAAGAAGATAAAGCGGTGTTGCTGGATGTGCGAACCCCTACAGAAATTTTGGAACAGGAGATTCCTGACTCCATTGTGATGCCGTTCGATTTGGTATCTGCGGAGCGCATAAAAGAGACTATCGGTACAGACAAAAAAGTTGTTTTTGTTTGTCGCTCCGGCGGTAGGGCAAAGCAGGCCGCGGAAGCGGTGGCTGGATCTATAGATACTGCCGTTCTGGATGGCGGGATAGTGGCATGGAACAGTATAGGGCTGCCGGTAAAAGATGGTGTAAAGCGCATTCCGCTGGATCGTCAGGTTTTAATCGCGGTTGGTACTTTGTTGCTTATTACATTGTTACTCGTGCTGACTGTTTCCACAAAATTTGTCGCACTTGTCGGATTTTTCGGTGCAGCAATGATCTATGCTGGAGTCAGCGGTAACTGCGGCATGGCGCGTGTTCTTTTATTGATGCCGTGGAATAAATCTCCGCTCTGTAGCAAAGCAGCGTGCGGCGCTGTTTATAAAAAATAG